Proteins co-encoded in one Ponticoccus alexandrii genomic window:
- a CDS encoding response regulator transcription factor → MVSEEVTPIRILIADDHAMVLEMFQQFISGVPDVTATTAPDLDSALDIIDREGAFDLVLVDLNMPGMDGTAGLRKAIERNDGKPVALLTSNPPAHLVPEVLDMGGAGFVLKTTSLRSFYNEVRFMAAGERYIPVELIECKRVMPRDMGTVPLSEREMDVLAELSEGKSNRNIGNALGLKEATVKMHVKSVCTKLGASNRTQAVIAAREMNLI, encoded by the coding sequence ATGGTATCAGAAGAAGTCACCCCGATCAGGATCCTGATCGCAGACGATCACGCGATGGTCTTGGAAATGTTCCAACAGTTCATTTCGGGCGTGCCCGACGTGACGGCCACGACGGCCCCGGATCTGGATTCCGCCCTCGATATCATCGACCGTGAAGGTGCCTTCGACCTCGTACTCGTTGACCTGAACATGCCCGGCATGGACGGTACCGCAGGCCTGCGCAAGGCTATCGAGCGCAATGACGGCAAGCCCGTCGCCCTGCTGACCAGCAACCCGCCAGCCCATCTTGTGCCCGAGGTTCTGGACATGGGCGGCGCGGGCTTCGTGCTGAAGACGACCTCGCTGCGCAGCTTCTACAACGAGGTGCGCTTCATGGCGGCGGGCGAACGCTACATCCCGGTCGAGCTGATCGAATGCAAGCGCGTCATGCCCCGCGACATGGGAACCGTGCCGCTGTCCGAGCGCGAGATGGACGTTCTGGCGGAACTGTCCGAGGGCAAGTCGAACCGCAACATCGGCAATGCGCTCGGCCTCAAGGAAGCGACGGTCAAGATGCATGTGAAGTCGGTCTGCACCAAGCTGGGAGCGAGCAACCGCACGCAGGCGGTGATTGCCGCGCGGGAAATGAACCTGATCTGA
- a CDS encoding hybrid sensor histidine kinase/response regulator, with protein MSTTDKGDAVSGNAIPAGASPVSDQAGPLPPEATNASYRPMIQMLARLIASDRRAVLLANEAGEVLLANGPAKRLGVERTLRDHMNWTERCTVAKRAGSAPVAITIGDLSLEGELVLLPLGPASGFYLRLSETDGEALWLRNRARAATLLRVTHDLRTPIQSLLASAETLVLNKEHNEEGLDRLKRAAELSLDHISNVLAVIRGEKSGAAARPDETFLIAQELRQMIEVIRPIADQRGAALSLSLPPEAETCVTGPVRFVRALSQNMVDNAVKHGGEAIEVILTTARLGVDIEDLSDENPRLQIMLEVRDMGGGLPRPQKDRLTQALGQAGGMITALPPARERPSGGMNVLAHALTQLGGHLQILDRGVDGAPIGAGAGAVVGTILRAIFSLPAADLANTTFEQAAPQEIDGLLKGASLLVVEDSPASQAWLRHVLRAAGAEVQVASSGAGALALLEHRADTRFDLVLSDVTLPQMSGVELAQRIGAGIASGAITPAPRIVGLTAHIEDSIRAACLKAGMQSVLEKPIRPHPLCHAIRDALDSDFRTPRAATRKRGGRPPRQAPDAVLSDSVVTELVAGLGADGARQYMSRALAEASAALVSLKAHGVTDQTDCMLHAATGACGLTGLAKLDSSMRALEDSVKAGKTDLSADIAHVTDALTRTAKAIAALGADSVSG; from the coding sequence TTGAGCACAACAGACAAAGGTGATGCGGTCTCGGGCAATGCGATCCCGGCCGGCGCTTCCCCGGTCTCGGATCAGGCAGGCCCGTTGCCCCCGGAGGCAACCAACGCGTCCTATCGCCCCATGATCCAGATGCTGGCGCGCCTGATTGCCTCGGACCGCAGAGCCGTTCTGCTGGCCAATGAAGCGGGCGAAGTCCTGCTGGCCAACGGCCCGGCCAAGCGGCTTGGCGTCGAACGCACACTGCGGGATCACATGAACTGGACCGAACGCTGCACGGTCGCCAAACGCGCCGGTAGCGCCCCCGTCGCGATCACCATCGGCGACCTCTCGCTGGAAGGCGAACTCGTCCTGCTGCCGCTTGGTCCGGCGTCAGGTTTTTATCTCCGGCTCTCCGAAACCGACGGCGAAGCGCTGTGGCTGCGCAACCGCGCGCGGGCCGCGACCCTGCTGCGTGTCACGCACGACCTCAGAACGCCGATTCAATCGCTGCTGGCAAGCGCGGAAACGCTGGTGCTGAACAAGGAGCACAACGAAGAGGGGCTGGACCGCCTGAAACGGGCCGCGGAATTGTCGCTGGATCACATCAGCAACGTCCTCGCGGTGATCCGCGGAGAGAAAAGCGGCGCGGCGGCGCGCCCCGACGAGACTTTCTTGATCGCGCAGGAACTGCGGCAGATGATCGAAGTCATCCGCCCCATTGCCGACCAGCGCGGCGCCGCCCTGTCGCTGAGCCTGCCCCCCGAGGCCGAGACCTGCGTGACCGGCCCGGTGCGCTTCGTCCGCGCGCTGTCCCAGAACATGGTCGACAATGCGGTGAAGCACGGCGGCGAGGCGATCGAGGTCATTCTGACCACCGCCCGTCTGGGTGTCGACATCGAAGACCTCTCTGACGAAAACCCGCGGTTGCAGATCATGCTGGAGGTCCGGGACATGGGCGGCGGCCTGCCCCGGCCGCAGAAAGACCGGCTGACGCAGGCACTGGGACAAGCAGGCGGCATGATAACCGCCCTGCCCCCCGCACGGGAACGCCCTTCCGGGGGCATGAATGTGCTGGCCCATGCGCTCACGCAGCTTGGCGGACATCTGCAAATACTGGATCGCGGTGTGGACGGCGCCCCGATCGGCGCCGGGGCCGGGGCGGTCGTCGGCACCATCCTGCGCGCGATCTTCTCTCTTCCCGCTGCGGACCTTGCCAACACCACCTTTGAACAAGCGGCCCCGCAAGAGATCGACGGTCTGCTGAAGGGGGCCTCTCTTCTGGTGGTCGAGGACAGCCCCGCCAGCCAGGCTTGGCTCCGCCATGTGTTGCGGGCCGCCGGCGCAGAGGTCCAGGTGGCAAGCAGCGGCGCCGGGGCGCTGGCGCTTCTTGAACATCGCGCAGACACGCGCTTCGACCTTGTGCTGTCCGACGTGACGCTGCCGCAGATGAGCGGGGTCGAACTGGCGCAGCGGATCGGTGCGGGCATTGCCTCGGGTGCCATCACCCCTGCCCCGCGCATCGTCGGCCTGACGGCCCATATCGAGGACAGTATCCGCGCTGCCTGCCTGAAGGCCGGGATGCAGAGCGTTCTGGAAAAGCCGATCCGTCCCCATCCCCTCTGCCATGCGATCCGCGACGCGCTCGATTCGGACTTCCGCACCCCGCGCGCTGCCACGCGGAAAAGGGGGGGCAGACCGCCGCGCCAGGCGCCGGACGCGGTCCTCAGCGACTCCGTGGTAACGGAACTGGTCGCCGGGCTTGGAGCAGACGGCGCGCGGCAATACATGTCGCGCGCCCTGGCAGAGGCAAGCGCTGCGCTGGTCAGCCTGAAGGCCCATGGAGTCACCGACCAGACGGATTGCATGCTGCATGCCGCCACCGGGGCCTGCGGGCTGACCGGGCTGGCCAAGCTTGACAGCAGCATGCGCGCGCTGGAAGATTCGGTGAAAGCTGGCAAAACCGATCTGTCAGCCGATATAGCGCACGTGACCGACGCCCTGACCCGCACCGCGAAGGCGATTGCCGCCCTTGGCGCGGATTCGGTCTCCGGTTGA
- a CDS encoding BapA/Bap/LapF family prefix-like domain-containing protein, whose protein sequence is MANTVLAAGPAQAVTLPVNAGDVSRYLRAGQDLVVETASGDTIRVTGFYAPAEGGDVHRLLFADGAYTGVSGVDGPEEDEAAGLGFAIPDDAVAGIGAALAGLGLAASTGTGSDDDGDPTDGTDPTDGTDPTDGTDPTDGTDPTDGTDPTDGTDPTDGTDPTDGTDPTDGTDPTDGTDPTDGTDPTDGTDPTDGTDPTDGTDPTDGTDPTDGTDPTDGTDPTDGTDPTDGTDPTDGTDPTDSTDPTDSTDPTDSTDPTDGTDSTDGTAGLLDPILADDGLLGPVTGNDGLLGDVTGSDGLLGDIVGDDGLLGDVTGSDGLLGDLLGTGLLGDGGGGGLLDGVLEPVSGLTDAVTGLVGGEGGLLDPVLSDDGLLGPVTGNNGLLGDVTGSDGLLGSLLGNGGLLGDVTGSDGLLGDLLGTGLLGDGGDGGLLEEVLEPVDGLTDAVTDLVGGDGGLLDPVVADDGLLGPVTGNEGLLGDVTGSDGLLGEVVGDEGLLGDVTGSDGLAGDLLGTGLLGDGGDGGLLDEVLEPVDGLTDAVTDLVGGDGGLLDPVVADDGLLGPVTGNDGLLGDVTGSDGLLGEVVGDEGLLGDVTGSEGLAGDLLGTGLLGDGGDGGLLGSLLPDDLLGGLVQSDDQA, encoded by the coding sequence ATGGCAAATACTGTACTTGCGGCCGGACCGGCGCAGGCTGTCACTCTCCCGGTCAACGCGGGAGACGTCTCACGCTATCTGCGGGCGGGCCAGGACCTGGTTGTCGAGACGGCCTCTGGCGATACGATTCGCGTGACGGGCTTCTACGCCCCGGCAGAGGGCGGCGATGTTCACCGGCTGCTGTTCGCGGATGGTGCATACACCGGCGTCTCGGGTGTAGATGGACCCGAAGAGGACGAAGCTGCCGGTCTTGGTTTTGCCATACCGGACGACGCGGTCGCGGGGATTGGCGCTGCGCTTGCCGGGCTCGGCCTTGCGGCCTCGACCGGGACGGGATCCGACGATGACGGTGATCCAACCGACGGCACCGATCCGACCGATGGCACCGATCCGACCGACGGTACGGACCCGACCGACGGCACCGATCCGACCGACGGCACCGACCCGACCGACGGCACCGACCCGACCGACGGCACCGACCCGACCGACGGCACCGACCCGACCGACGGCACCGACCCGACCGACGGCACCGACCCGACCGACGGCACCGATCCGACTGACGGCACCGACCCGACCGACGGCACCGATCCGACTGACGGCACCGACCCGACTGACGGCACCGACCCGACTGACGGTACCGACCCGACCGACGGCACCGATCCGACCGACGGCACCGATCCGACCGATGGTACCGATCCGACCGACGGCACCGATCCGACCGACAGCACCGATCCGACCGACAGCACCGATCCGACCGACAGCACCGATCCGACCGATGGTACCGATTCGACAGACGGCACCGCCGGTTTGCTCGACCCAATACTCGCCGATGATGGTCTGCTGGGCCCGGTGACCGGCAACGACGGCCTTCTGGGTGACGTCACCGGCTCTGATGGCCTGCTTGGCGACATCGTTGGTGACGATGGATTGCTGGGCGATGTGACCGGGTCCGACGGCCTTTTGGGCGACCTGCTTGGCACTGGCCTACTGGGCGACGGTGGCGGCGGCGGCCTGCTGGACGGAGTTCTGGAGCCGGTGAGCGGCCTCACGGACGCGGTGACGGGACTCGTCGGCGGTGAAGGCGGCCTGCTCGATCCAGTGCTTTCCGATGATGGGCTGCTTGGGCCGGTGACCGGCAACAATGGCCTGTTGGGAGACGTCACGGGTTCCGATGGCCTGCTTGGCAGCCTCCTTGGCAATGGCGGCCTGTTGGGCGACGTGACCGGCTCGGATGGCCTGTTGGGTGACCTGCTTGGCACTGGCCTGCTGGGTGACGGCGGCGACGGCGGCCTGCTGGAAGAGGTGCTGGAGCCGGTGGACGGCCTCACGGATGCGGTGACGGACCTTGTGGGCGGCGATGGCGGCCTGCTCGACCCCGTCGTGGCGGACGACGGGCTGCTTGGGCCGGTGACTGGCAACGAGGGCCTTCTGGGCGACGTCACAGGCTCTGACGGCCTGCTTGGCGAGGTTGTCGGCGACGAGGGTCTGCTGGGTGATGTGACCGGGTCGGATGGCCTCGCAGGCGACCTGCTTGGCACTGGCCTGCTGGGTGACGGCGGCGACGGCGGCCTGCTGGACGAGGTGCTGGAGCCGGTGGACGGCCTCACGGATGCGGTGACGGATCTTGTGGGCGGCGATGGCGGTCTGCTCGATCCCGTCGTGGCGGACGACGGACTGCTTGGGCCGGTGACCGGCAACGATGGCCTTCTGGGCGACGTCACGGGCTCCGACGGCCTGCTTGGCGAGGTTGTCGGCGACGAGGGTCTGCTGGGCGATGTGACCGGATCGGAAGGCCTCGCGGGTGACTTGCTTGGCACTGGCCTGTTGGGTGACGGCGGCGACGGCGGCCTGCTGGGCTCGCTTCTGCCAGACGACCTTCTGGGCGGCCTCGTTCAGTCCGACGATCAGGCCTGA
- a CDS encoding BapA prefix-like domain-containing protein: MADSVIQAGSEIAIRIDANRTDISRFVRQGDDLIVELRNGDRIIVEGYHVPHESGSLHSLVFGDSPEGEDDGEQAAAGLGMNMEDQAALAAAGLSGLGLALSGGGGGSDDDDPTDGTDPTDGTDPTDGTDPTDGTDPTDGTDPTDGTDPTDGTDPTDGTDPTDGTDPTDGTDPTDGTDPTDGTDPTDGTDPTDGTDPTDGTDPTDGTDPTDGTDPTDGTDPTDGTDPTDGTDPTDGTDPTDGTDPTDGTDPTDGTDPTDGTDPTDGTDPTDGTDPTDGTDPTDGTDPTDGTDPTDGTDPTDGTDPTDGTDPTDGTDPTDGTDPTDGTDPTDGTDPTDGTDPTDGTDPTDGTDPTDGTDPTDGTDPTDGTDPTDGTDPTDGTDPTDGTDPTDGTDPTDGTDPTDGTDPTDGTDPTDGTDPTDGTDPTDGTDPTDGTDPTDGTDPTDGTDPTDGTVEQGFLDPIIGDEGLLGDLTGNDGLLGDITGSDGLLGDLVGSDGALGDLGEELLGQPILGDGTVDPDTGLLDGVVSDDGLLGDLTGNDGVLGDITGSDGLLGDLVGNDGLLGDVTGSDGLVGELTGTGLLGDTGEDGSEGGGLLDGVLGEDGLLGGLLGGDGGGLTDGLLGEDGLVGGLLGGEDGGLLDGVLGEDGLVGGLLGDAGDGLLDGVIADGGLLGDLTGNEGVLGDVTGSDGLLGDLVGDDGLLSDVTGSDGLVGSLTGSGLLGDDTVTGGGLTDGLLGDDGLVGGLLGGEDGGLLDGVLGDDGLVGGLLGGEDGGLLDGVLGDDGLVGGLLGSEDGGLLDGVLGEDGLVGGLLDGVLGDDGLVGGLLGSEDGGLLDGVLGDDGLVGGLLGSEDGGLLDGVLGDDGLVGGLLGSEDGGLLDGVLGDDGLVGGLLGSEDGGLLDGVLGDDGLVGGLLGSEDGGLLDGVLGDDGLVGGLLGSEDGGLLDGVLGDDGLVGGLLGSEDGGLLDGVLGDDGLVGGLLGSEDGGLLDGVLGDDGLVGGLLGSEDGGLLDGVLGDDGLVGGLLGSEDGGLLDGVLGDDGLVGGLLGGLSGIGSEDVA; encoded by the coding sequence ATGGCTGACAGCGTGATCCAGGCCGGGTCTGAAATAGCAATCCGAATTGATGCGAATCGAACCGATATTTCGCGTTTCGTCCGGCAGGGTGACGATCTGATCGTCGAGTTGCGCAACGGCGACCGGATCATCGTGGAGGGCTATCACGTACCCCATGAGAGCGGCTCCCTGCACAGCCTCGTCTTCGGGGATTCGCCGGAGGGCGAAGACGACGGAGAGCAGGCTGCCGCCGGTCTCGGCATGAATATGGAAGATCAGGCGGCGCTGGCTGCAGCTGGTCTAAGCGGCCTGGGCCTGGCTCTGAGCGGCGGCGGGGGCGGTAGTGACGATGACGACCCGACCGACGGTACCGACCCGACCGACGGCACCGATCCGACCGATGGTACCGATCCGACCGACGGCACCGATCCGACCGACGGCACCGATCCGACCGACGGCACCGATCCGACCGACGGCACCGATCCGACCGACGGCACCGATCCGACCGACGGCACCGATCCGACTGACGGTACCGATCCGACTGACGGTACCGACCCGACTGACGGCACCGATCCGACCGACGGCACCGACCCGACTGACGGTACCGATCCGACTGACGGCACCGATCCGACTGACGGTACCGACCCGACTGACGGTACCGATCCGACCGACGGCACCGATCCGACCGACGGTACCGATCCGACCGACGGTACCGATCCGACCGACGGTACCGATCCGACCGACGGTACCGATCCGACCGACGGTACCGATCCGACCGACGGCACCGATCCGACCGACGGTACCGATCCGACCGACGGTACCGATCCGACCGACGGTACCGATCCGACCGACGGTACCGATCCGACCGACGGTACCGATCCGACCGACGGTACCGATCCGACCGACGGTACCGATCCGACCGACGGTACCGATCCGACCGACGGTACCGATCCGACCGACGGCACCGATCCGACCGACGGTACCGATCCGACCGACGGTACCGATCCGACCGACGGCACGGACCCGACCGACGGCACCGACCCGACCGACGGTACCGACCCGACCGACGGTACCGATCCGACTGACGGCACGGACCCGACTGACGGCACGGACCCGACTGACGGCACCGATCCGACCGACGGCACGGACCCGACTGACGGTACCGATCCGACTGACGGCACCGATCCGACCGACGGTACCGACCCGACTGACGGCACCGATCCGACCGACGGCACCGATCCGACTGACGGCACGGACCCGACCGACGGCACGGACCCGACCGACGGCACGGACCCGACCGACGGCACCGACCCGACCGACGGCACCGATCCGACCGACGGCACGGACCCGACCGATGGTACTGATCCGACTGACGGCACAGTTGAGCAAGGCTTCCTTGACCCGATCATCGGCGATGAAGGTCTGCTCGGAGATCTGACCGGCAACGATGGCCTTCTCGGCGACATCACCGGCTCGGATGGTCTGCTTGGGGATCTTGTGGGCAGCGACGGGGCTCTTGGTGACCTCGGCGAAGAGCTCCTCGGTCAACCCATCCTCGGGGACGGAACCGTTGACCCGGATACCGGGCTTCTGGACGGCGTGGTTTCCGACGACGGCCTTCTGGGCGACCTGACCGGCAATGACGGCGTGCTTGGAGACATCACCGGCTCGGATGGGTTGCTGGGAGATCTGGTCGGCAACGATGGGCTCCTGGGCGACGTCACCGGCAGCGACGGCCTGGTGGGTGAGCTGACGGGCACCGGTCTGCTGGGCGACACCGGTGAGGACGGATCCGAAGGCGGTGGTCTGCTCGACGGTGTGCTGGGTGAAGATGGCCTCTTGGGCGGTCTGCTCGGCGGCGACGGCGGCGGTCTGACCGACGGTCTGCTGGGTGAGGACGGCCTCGTGGGCGGTCTGCTCGGTGGCGAAGACGGTGGTCTGCTCGACGGCGTGCTGGGTGAAGATGGCCTCGTAGGCGGTCTGCTCGGCGACGCGGGGGATGGCCTGCTCGACGGTGTCATCGCTGATGGCGGCCTTCTGGGCGATCTGACCGGAAACGAGGGCGTTCTCGGCGACGTCACTGGCTCGGATGGTCTGCTCGGCGATCTGGTCGGCGATGACGGGCTTCTGTCGGATGTCACCGGCAGTGATGGCCTGGTCGGCTCTTTGACAGGCAGCGGTCTGCTTGGAGACGACACGGTTACCGGCGGTGGCCTGACCGACGGCTTGCTGGGTGATGACGGCCTCGTTGGCGGTCTGCTCGGTGGCGAAGACGGTGGTCTGCTCGACGGCGTGCTGGGTGATGACGGCCTCGTTGGCGGTCTGCTCGGTGGCGAAGACGGTGGTCTGCTCGACGGCGTGCTGGGTGATGACGGCCTCGTTGGTGGTCTGCTCGGTAGCGAAGACGGTGGTCTGCTCGACGGCGTGCTGGGTGAAGATGGCCTCGTTGGTGGTCTGCTCGACGGCGTGCTGGGTGATGACGGCCTCGTTGGTGGTCTGCTCGGTAGCGAAGACGGTGGTCTGCTCGACGGCGTGCTGGGTGATGACGGCCTCGTTGGTGGTCTGCTCGGTAGCGAAGACGGTGGTCTGCTCGACGGCGTGCTGGGTGATGACGGCCTCGTTGGTGGTCTGCTCGGTAGCGAAGACGGTGGTCTGCTCGACGGCGTGCTGGGTGATGACGGCCTCGTTGGTGGTCTGCTCGGTAGCGAAGACGGTGGTCTGCTCGACGGCGTGCTGGGTGATGACGGCCTCGTTGGTGGTCTGCTCGGTAGCGAAGACGGTGGTCTGCTCGACGGCGTGCTGGGTGATGACGGCCTCGTTGGTGGTCTGCTCGGTAGCGAAGACGGTGGTCTGCTCGACGGCGTGCTGGGTGATGACGGCCTCGTTGGTGGTCTGCTCGGTAGCGAAGACGGTGGTCTGCTCGACGGCGTGCTGGGTGATGACGGCCTCGTTGGTGGTCTGCTCGGTAGCGAAGACGGTGGTCTGCTCGACGGCGTGCTGGGTGATGACGGCCTCGTTGGCGGTCTGCTCGGTAGCGAAGACGGTGGTCTGCTCGACGGCGTGCTGGGTGATGACGGCCTCGTTGGTGGTCTGCTCGGTAGCGAAGACGGTGGTCTGCTCGACGGCGTACTGGGTGATGACGGTCTCGTGGGCGGTCTGCTCGGCGGACTGTCAGGAATTGGTTCCGAAGACGTCGCCTGA
- a CDS encoding response regulator — MKILAVDDSPISRDLLPVLFSSSDFPPLHVAESGAAALAILGNSDQLFDCLILDIEMPGMDGIELCSRVRQLARYRDVPIIMLTARDDAQTIETAFAAGANDYILKSAAAKELVGRVHVAQRMLRRNACKILSSKDLAKGEATPLSRTGKHSFALADSLLVEGVDRLILPFSLGNYLTQLPAEALAGTRIFGVQIEDPVRHYHDNTTRNFATILARVAKGICATVETDRLLMSYVGGGAFYCIARDIVGEQPQEYEAGINRYLDTCASASVLAALQSVSVCVSALVAPSARRGQRVRVSFDRVKDRVNARVRMDGVQHKPEMEGERTIWQ; from the coding sequence GTGAAAATTCTTGCAGTAGACGACAGTCCGATTTCCCGCGACTTGCTGCCCGTTTTGTTTTCCAGTTCCGATTTCCCCCCCCTTCATGTCGCCGAAAGCGGAGCCGCTGCGCTGGCGATTCTCGGCAACAGCGATCAGTTGTTCGATTGCCTGATCCTCGATATCGAAATGCCCGGTATGGATGGCATCGAGCTGTGTAGCCGTGTCCGGCAACTGGCCCGCTATCGCGACGTCCCGATCATCATGCTGACGGCGCGCGACGATGCTCAAACCATCGAAACCGCATTTGCCGCGGGGGCCAACGACTACATCCTTAAAAGCGCGGCGGCCAAGGAACTGGTCGGACGTGTGCACGTCGCGCAACGCATGTTGCGCCGCAACGCGTGCAAGATCCTGTCGAGCAAGGATCTGGCAAAAGGCGAGGCAACGCCCCTGTCGCGCACGGGCAAGCACAGCTTTGCCCTGGCGGACAGCCTTCTGGTCGAGGGCGTGGACAGGCTGATCCTGCCGTTCTCGCTGGGTAACTATTTGACCCAGCTGCCGGCCGAAGCCCTCGCGGGCACCCGGATCTTCGGTGTTCAGATCGAGGACCCGGTCCGCCACTATCATGACAACACGACCCGGAACTTCGCAACCATCCTGGCCCGGGTCGCCAAGGGAATCTGCGCCACCGTCGAGACGGACCGGCTGCTGATGTCCTACGTCGGCGGCGGCGCGTTTTATTGCATCGCGCGCGACATCGTCGGTGAACAGCCGCAGGAATACGAAGCGGGCATCAACCGGTATCTCGACACCTGCGCGTCCGCGAGCGTTCTGGCGGCGCTGCAATCGGTCAGTGTCTGCGTCAGCGCTCTGGTTGCCCCGAGTGCCCGCCGCGGACAGCGTGTGCGTGTTTCCTTTGATCGTGTGAAGGACCGTGTAAACGCTCGGGTAAGGATGGATGGGGTACAACACAAACCGGAAATGGAAGGGGAGAGGACAATATGGCAGTGA
- a CDS encoding alpha-D-ribose 1-methylphosphonate 5-triphosphate diphosphatase, with protein MAESLCLANAQLVLPDRMIDGHLVVENGVIAGITTGAAPKGAIDCRGDLVMPGLVELHTDNIERHLEPRPEVDWPHLPALLAHDAELASTGITTVFDALRVGSTLGTGKGRYDPYARKLATELLEARAAGDLKISHFIHLRAEICSETLLQELADFGPEDRVGLVSLMDHTPGQRQFRDLTALRAYQAKKRNMNDLEFAEHVANLKRMQARYGAAHEAGAVTEARRLGAVLASHDDTTAEQVARSAEIGVGFAEFPTTLEAAQACRDAGIAVMMGAPNLIRGGSHSGNVAAAELAKAGLLDIVSSDYVPAALLLSAFRLAELWDDLPRAVACVTGNPARVAGLSDRGWLEPGLRADLLRVSRRGSAPILRGAWSRGARVA; from the coding sequence ATGGCAGAAAGCCTGTGCCTCGCCAATGCGCAACTGGTCCTGCCGGACCGCATGATCGACGGCCACCTTGTCGTAGAAAACGGCGTAATCGCGGGGATCACGACGGGCGCCGCGCCGAAGGGCGCCATCGACTGCCGCGGCGATCTGGTGATGCCGGGACTGGTCGAGCTGCACACCGACAATATCGAGCGTCACCTCGAACCCCGCCCCGAGGTCGACTGGCCGCATCTGCCCGCGCTTCTGGCGCATGACGCGGAACTGGCCTCGACCGGGATCACCACGGTCTTCGACGCGCTGCGGGTCGGGTCCACGCTTGGCACCGGCAAGGGGCGCTACGATCCCTATGCCCGAAAGCTGGCGACGGAACTGCTGGAGGCCCGCGCCGCCGGCGACCTGAAGATCAGCCATTTCATCCACCTGCGCGCCGAGATCTGTTCCGAGACGCTGTTGCAGGAACTGGCGGATTTCGGGCCCGAGGATCGCGTCGGCCTTGTTTCGCTGATGGATCACACGCCCGGCCAGCGCCAGTTCCGCGACCTGACCGCGCTGCGGGCCTATCAGGCGAAGAAACGCAACATGAACGACCTCGAATTCGCCGAGCATGTCGCCAACCTGAAGCGGATGCAGGCGCGCTACGGTGCCGCCCACGAGGCCGGTGCCGTGACAGAGGCGCGGCGGCTTGGCGCGGTCCTTGCCAGCCATGACGACACCACGGCGGAACAGGTCGCGCGCTCGGCCGAGATCGGCGTCGGCTTTGCCGAGTTTCCGACGACGCTGGAGGCGGCGCAGGCCTGCCGGGACGCGGGCATCGCGGTGATGATGGGCGCGCCGAACCTGATCCGGGGCGGCTCGCATTCCGGCAATGTCGCGGCAGCGGAACTGGCGAAGGCGGGTTTGCTGGACATCGTGTCCTCGGACTACGTTCCGGCGGCGCTGCTGTTGTCGGCCTTCCGGCTGGCAGAGCTGTGGGACGACCTTCCGCGCGCGGTGGCCTGCGTCACCGGCAACCCGGCGCGCGTCGCCGGCCTGTCCGACCGGGGCTGGCTGGAACCGGGGCTGCGCGCCGATCTGCTGCGGGTCAGCCGCCGGGGCTCCGCCCCGATCCTGCGCGGCGCATGGAGCCGGGGCGCCCGCGTGGCCTGA
- a CDS encoding DUF1045 domain-containing protein — protein MSYARFAIYYLPPEGALSSFGARWLGWDVLTGRVAPHWPEPGLETVTQTPRKYGFHATLKPPFRLVDGQTPEALDKAVAAMAAGCAPARAEALEVARIGSFLALVPRGDTAQIARVAATCVEALDAFRAPATEAELARRRAARLTPEQEALLSRWGYPYVMQAFRFHMTLTGRLDPQDRAAWQDSVARHLPPLPQPFVLDQVALVGERADGRFELIHRYPLTGCSA, from the coding sequence ATGTCATACGCTCGCTTTGCAATCTACTATTTGCCGCCCGAGGGGGCGCTGTCCAGCTTCGGCGCCCGCTGGCTGGGCTGGGATGTCCTGACCGGCAGGGTGGCGCCGCACTGGCCCGAGCCGGGGCTGGAGACGGTGACGCAGACGCCCCGGAAATACGGTTTCCACGCCACGCTGAAGCCGCCCTTCCGGCTGGTAGACGGGCAGACACCCGAGGCGCTGGACAAGGCGGTCGCGGCCATGGCAGCGGGCTGTGCGCCCGCCCGGGCCGAGGCGCTCGAGGTCGCGCGGATTGGCAGCTTTCTGGCGCTGGTCCCGCGGGGCGACACCGCGCAGATCGCGCGGGTCGCGGCAACCTGCGTCGAGGCGCTGGACGCCTTCCGCGCGCCCGCCACCGAGGCAGAGCTGGCCCGCCGCCGCGCGGCCCGGCTGACGCCTGAACAGGAGGCGCTGCTGTCGCGCTGGGGCTATCCCTACGTGATGCAGGCCTTCCGCTTTCACATGACGCTGACCGGCCGCCTTGATCCGCAGGACCGTGCGGCCTGGCAGGACAGCGTCGCCCGGCACCTGCCGCCGCTGCCGCAGCCCTTCGTGCTGGACCAGGTGGCGCTGGTCGGGGAACGCGCCGATGGCCGGTTCGAGCTGATCCACCGCTACCCCCTCACCGGCTGCAGCGCCTGA